From one Patescibacteria group bacterium genomic stretch:
- the secF gene encoding protein translocase subunit SecF has protein sequence MFIVKYRKIFYTISGILMLGSLLAIFVWGFNPGIDFKGGSVLEIEYPSARPELSVVNQQIAGLNFDQSIRATGEKGYIIRLKSLSEAERATIESALSKNTTNIPEVKRFDSIGPVLGAEALSKSIVSIILVLLAIVIFITFAFRKVSEPVASWKYGLITVFALFHDVLVPTGVFVALGHFKGYEVDTLFVTALLVILGFSVHDTIVVFDRVRENLKFAGVGKNRKTFDVVVGESINQTFVRSINTSVTTLLALAVLYVVGPEVTKHLSLALLVGITAGTYSSVFLGSPLLVTVESWQNKKRGL, from the coding sequence ATGTTTATCGTCAAATACAGAAAAATATTTTATACAATCTCCGGCATTCTCATGCTCGGTTCTTTGCTCGCGATATTTGTGTGGGGTTTTAACCCGGGTATTGATTTTAAGGGAGGCTCAGTTCTTGAAATTGAATATCCATCTGCTCGTCCAGAGTTGTCTGTTGTTAATCAACAAATTGCTGGTTTAAATTTCGATCAATCTATTCGTGCCACAGGGGAGAAGGGATACATTATTCGATTGAAAAGTCTCAGTGAGGCTGAACGAGCTACTATAGAGTCGGCGCTTTCAAAAAATACAACCAATATTCCAGAAGTAAAACGATTTGACTCAATTGGTCCAGTGCTCGGCGCCGAGGCCCTTTCAAAATCTATTGTTTCGATTATTTTGGTTTTGTTGGCGATTGTTATTTTTATCACGTTCGCATTTCGAAAAGTGTCTGAGCCGGTTGCATCTTGGAAATACGGTTTGATTACGGTGTTCGCGCTTTTCCACGATGTGTTAGTTCCGACGGGAGTGTTTGTGGCACTGGGCCACTTCAAAGGATATGAAGTTGATACACTTTTCGTAACGGCGCTTTTGGTCATTCTCGGTTTCTCGGTTCACGACACAATCGTGGTATTTGACCGCGTTCGAGAAAATCTTAAATTTGCCGGCGTTGGAAAAAATCGAAAAACTTTTGATGTGGTAGTTGGAGAAAGTATCAACCAAACTTTTGTTCGCTCAATTAACACTTCAGTCACGACACTTTTGGCTCTCGCTGTCCTCTATGTTGTTGGTCCGGAAGTTACCAAACACCTTTCCCTCGCGCTTCTTGTTGGAATCACCGCTGGAACTTATTCGTCAGTATTTCTCGGAAGTCCGCTCCTTGTAACCGTAGAAAGTTGGCAGAATAAAAAGAGGGGTTTATAA